GGGCCTAAAACAGTTTCAACAAGATTTTCAGCTAATATTAAAATTTGACCATCAATTTCAACAAATGCATAATCAAAATCAGGATTGATTGCAATAGCTAAGTTAGATGGAAGTGTCCAAGGTGTAGTAGTCCACACAAGGAAATATTCAGGCAAATCGTTATCTTCAATTAGTTTTTCACTTACTGGGAATTTAACAAAAATAGATGGATCTTCGCTTTCAGTATAATCAATTTCAGCAGCTGCAAGAGCTGTTTCACAATGAGGACACCAGCTAATTACTCTTTTATCGTTTACAAGCAAATCTTTTTCATTAGCTCTTTTTAAAGTCCACCATGCAGATTCCATGTATTTAGGATCAAGAGTCATATACGGATCTTCCCAATTCATCCAAACTCCCAAATCATCAAATTCATGTTCCATTGCCACTTTATTGTCCATTGCAAACTCTTTACATTTGTCTACAAAAGTAGCTATTCCAATGTCTTCAATTTCTTGTTTACTTTTAATACCCATTAGCTGCTCTACCTTATGTTCAATCGGAAGACCATGCATATCCCATCCAGCTTGTCTTCTTAAATTGAAACCATTCATACTTTTAAATCTCAAATATGAATCTTTAATTACTTTATTCCAAGCAGTCCCTAAGTGTATTTTACCACTACAATATGGAGGTCCGTCTAAAAATGAATATTGAGGACCATTAGCTCTTAATTTATTTACTTTTGCAAAGGTGTCATTTTCCTTCCAAAAGTTTTGAATAGCTTTTTCAACTGTTTTATGATTATATGATTTTTCTGCCTCTTGTATTGGCATTTTAATTCTCCTTTAGATTATAAAATAAACTAATATTTCAAATAAAAGTAAAAAAAGTTAAAAAAATGTAAAAAATGAGTAAAGAAAAAGGAAAATTATTTAGAAAGTTCTAGCATTTCCTTTTACAACATTTTCAGTGATGACAGAAATGTCTTCTAACCATCTGTCTACAATTCTTTCAACTTTGAAATTAACGTCTTCTAATTTTACCCCATCATCTAAAATAAGTTGGGTACTTGCTGCTTTAGGTTGGTCGATTGGTTTTCCTATTTGGCTTAAAACCATAATGTTTACTTGTTTTACGCCTTCAACGTTTTCAACAATATCATTTGCCATTTCGGTACATAATATGTTATATATTTTACCTACGTGGTTAATAGGGTTTTTACCAGAAGTTGCTTCCATGGACATTGGTCTGCATGGAGTGATTAAACCGTTTGCTCTGTTTCCACGTCCAACAGATCCGTCGTCACCCATTTCAGCGGAAGTTCCGGTTACGGTTAAGTAGTATCCTGATGCATCTTCAGATTCATCATTATCTGCAGTATTTACATATACTTTAACTTCTCTATCAGTGTATTTAGGAGCTAAATCTGCAACAATGTCTTTTAATTCTTCACGAATTGAAATGTAAGCATCCCTATCATCCACATATTTAGATACCATAGCACAAGCAATGGTTAAAGTAATATGATCTTCTTCTCTTAATCCCATAACTTTAATATCTTCCCCAACAGCAGGGTGTTTTGCTTTAAATGCTTTAGAATTTAATAATTCTTCAGTAGCTAAAACTAAAGATTCAGTTTCAGATAAAGGAGCATAACCTACACCAAATGAAGTATCATTAGAACTTGGTGCACCTTCTCTTTTGAATACATCTACCAAGTCACCA
The genomic region above belongs to Methanobrevibacter sp. and contains:
- a CDS encoding methionine adenosyltransferase, which translates into the protein MRNIIVDKLNQTYIEDLDIEIVERKGIGHPDSISDGLGQTVSEALCNMYMDELGGILHHNTDEVQITAGESNPQFGGGQVLKPIDILLTGRGVSEYDGVKFPLDVVAIEAAKEFLDDTIINLDVNLDTVVECKIGHGSGDLVDVFKREGAPSSNDTSFGVGYAPLSETESLVLATEELLNSKAFKAKHPAVGEDIKVMGLREEDHITLTIACAMVSKYVDDRDAYISIREELKDIVADLAPKYTDREVKVYVNTADNDESEDASGYYLTVTGTSAEMGDDGSVGRGNRANGLITPCRPMSMEATSGKNPINHVGKIYNILCTEMANDIVENVEGVKQVNIMVLSQIGKPIDQPKAASTQLILDDGVKLEDVNFKVERIVDRWLEDISVITENVVKGNARTF